A genomic stretch from Hemibagrus wyckioides isolate EC202008001 linkage group LG20, SWU_Hwy_1.0, whole genome shotgun sequence includes:
- the LOC131370800 gene encoding polymeric immunoglobulin receptor-like — MSGTIEHHESVDVIQSWRHFSLKPGSSVTIPCRYNREYIRHKKYWCSGYYFSSCTIQAYASYTKGRVTVTDNPAESFFTVTLDNLQTKDTGWYWCGVEIAGSDVREALHITVKSDPDLSVRESRVRGEEGGSVTVQCLYSTAYQNTQKQWCRFKDGQCNTVGTKTSQNSAVQFSDNKNRSFNVQLNGVKKSDAGWYWCSAGDLQVPVHINVTDPPPEITLIIFLCFDNSDSNSDSNSDYNSDYNSDYNSDSNSDYNSDSNSDYNSDYNSDYNSDYNH, encoded by the exons ATGAGTGGAACTATTGAGCACCATGAGTCAG TTGATGTCATTCAGTCATGGAGGCACTTCAGTCTTAAACCTGGATCATCTGTCACCATCCCATGTCGTTATAATAGGGAATATATACGACATAAGAAATACTGGTGCTCTGGTTATTATTTCAGTTCCTGCACAATTCAGGCATATGCCAGTTATACAAAGGGGAGAGTGACAGTGACTGATAACCCAGCTGAGAGTTTCTTTACTGTGACTCTGGATAATCTCCAGACAAAAGACACTGGATGGTACTGGTGTGGTGTAGAGATAGCTGGATCAGATGTTAGAGAAGCCCTTCATATCACAGTGAAATCAG ATCCTGATCTGTCAGTGAGGGAGAgcagagtgagaggtgaggaagGAGGCAGCGTCACAGTCCAGTGTCTCTACAGCACTgcgtatcagaatacacagaagcAGTGGTGCAGATTCAAAGATGGACAGTGCAACACAGTGGGGACTAAAACATCccagaattcagcagtgcaGTTCAGTGATAATAAGAATAGATCCTTCAATGTGCAGCTTAATGGAGTGAAGAAGAGTGATGCTGGCTGGTACTGGTGCAGTGCAGGAGATCTGCAGGTTCCTGTTCACATCAATGTCACTGATCCACCTCCAG AaatcacactgattatttttctttgttttgacaACAGTGACTCCAACAGTGACTCCAACAGTGACTACAACAGTGACTACAACAGTGACTACAACAGTGACTCCAACAGTGACTACAACAGTGACTCCAACAGTGACTACAACAGTGACTACAACAGTGACTACAACAGTGACTACAACCACTAA